A single region of the Accipiter gentilis chromosome 6, bAccGen1.1, whole genome shotgun sequence genome encodes:
- the MYO1C gene encoding unconventional myosin-Ic isoform X1, translating to MKFRGASLCSDHYYILRRSRKELPDNGAGTNGIRLTMESALTARDRVGVQDFVLLENFTSEAAFIENLRKRFKENLIYTYIGSVLVSVNPYKELEIYSKQNMERYRGVSFYEVSPHLYAIADNSYRSLRTERKDQCILISGESGAGKTEATKKILQYYAVTCPASQQVETVKDRLLQSNPVLEAFGNAKTLRNDNSSRFGKYMDVQFDYRGAPVGGHILNYLLEKSRVVHQNHGERNFHIFYQLLEGGEEDLLRRLGLEKNPQQYHYLVKGHCARVSSINDKNDWKIVRRALSIIGFNDNEVEDLLSIVASVLHLGNVQFAADEQGNAQVTTENQIKYLARLLAVEGSVLRDALIHKKIIAKGEELISPLNLEQAAYARDALAKAIYGRTFSWLVNKVNKSLAYKEGEFPGWRSTTVLGLLDIYGFEVFQHNSFEQFCINYCNEKLQQLFIELTLKSEQEEYESEGIAWEPVQYFNNKIICDLVEEKFKGIISILDEECLRPGDATDTTFLEKLEETVKNHPHFLTHKLADQKTRKSLGREEFRLLHYAGEVTYSVAGFLDKNNDLLFRNLKETMCNSENPIINQCFDRTELTDKKRPETAATQFKNSLSKLMEILMSKEPSYIRCIKPNDAKQADRFDEVLIRHQVKYLGLMENLRVRRAGFAYRRKYEVFLQRYKSLCPETWPTWDGRPHDGVAVLVKHLGYKQEEYKMGRTKIFIRFPKTLFATEDALEVRKQSLATKMQATWRGFYRRKKFLHMKHSAIAIQSWWRGTLGRRKAAKKKWAVETIRRFIKGFIYRNHPRCPENEYFLDYIRFSFLMNLKRNLPKNVLDKSWPTPPPSLCEASQLLRQLCMQNMVWTYCKRISPEWKQQLEQKVIASEIFKGKKDNYPQSVPRLFINTRLGNEEINAKVLQALENEAIKYAVPVIKYDRKGYKARARQLLLTQSAVVIVEESKIKQRIDYANLTGISVSSLSDNLFVLHVHCEDNKQKGDVVLQSDHVIETLTKTAMQADKVNNVNINQGSIKFTVGQGKEGIIDFISGSELLIAKAKNGHLTVVAPRLNSR from the exons atGAAGTTCAGAGGCGCG TCCCTGTGCTCTGACCACTATTATATCTtgagaaggagcagaaaggaaCTACCTGACAAC GGAGCGGGGACTAACGGTATTCGGCTGACCATGGAGAGCGCTCTGACAGCCCGCGACCGTGTGGGGGTGCAGGATTTTGTCCTGCTTGAGAACTTCACCAGCGAAGCAGCGTTTATTGAAAATCTGCGTAAGCGCTTCAAGGAGAATCTGATCTAT ACATACATTGGCTCAGTTCTGGTGTCTGTTAATCCATACAAGGAACTGGAAATCTACAGTAAACAGAACATGGAGCGATACCGTGGTGTCAGCTTCTATGAAGTTTCTCCTCACCT CTACGCTATTGCAGACAATTCGTACCGCTCCCTGCGCACGGAGAGGAAGGATCAGTGTATTCTGATCTCTGGGGAGAGCGGGGCTGGCAAAACGGAGGCCACCAAGAAGATCCTGCAGTACTACGCCGTGACCTGTCCAGCCAGTCAGCAGGTTGAAACCGTGAAGGACCGCCTGTTACAATCCAATCCCGTCCTGGAG GCCTTTGGAAATGCGAAAACCCTTCGGAATGACAACTCCAGCCGATTTGGGAAATACATGGATGTGCAGTTTGATTACAGG GGGGCTCCTGTTGGGGGCCACATCTTGAACTACCTCCTGGAGAAATCCCGAGTTGTGCACCAGAATCATGGAGAGAGGAACTTCCACATTTTTTACCAGCTGctagaaggaggggaagaggactTGCTGCGAAGGCTGGGCCTTGAAAAGAACCCACAACAGTATCACTATTTAGTAAAG GGTCACTGTGCAAGAGTCAGTTCCATAAATGATAAAAATGATTGGAAGATTGTGCGAAGAGCCCTGTCCATTATAGGCTTCAATGACAATGAGGTGGAG GATTTGCTGAGCATTGTGGCTAGTGTTCTGCATCTGGGGAACGTGCAGTTTGCTGCTGATGAGCAAGGAAATGCTCAAGTCACTACAGAGAATCAGATTAAATACCTGGCTAGG CTTCTAGCAGTTGAAGGCTCTGTTCTTCGAGATGCATTGATCCACAAGAAGATCATAGCAAAAGGGGAAGAG CTAATCAGTCCTCTGAACCTGGAGCAGGCAGCCTACGCAAGGGATGCACTTGCTAAGGCAATATACGGACGCACTTTCTCCTGGCTGGTGAACAAGGTTAACAAGTCTCTTGCTTACAAG GAAGGAGAGTTTCCGGGCTGGAGAAGTACAACAGTTCTAGGGTTGCTTGATATCTATGGCTTTGAGGTTTTCCAGCACAACAG CTTTGAGCAATTTTGTATTAATTATTGTAATGAAAAATTGCAGCAGCTCTTCATAGAGCTCACATTAAAGTCAGAGCAAGAGGAATACGAGTCAGAAGGCATAGCG TGGGAACCGGTTCAGTATttcaataacaaaataatttgtgattTGGTGGAAGAGAAATTCAAAGGCATCATTTCTATTCTG GATGAAGAGTGTCTGAGACCTGGGGATGCCACAGATACAACATTCTTGGAGAAACTGGAGGAAACTGTGAAGAACCACCCTCATTTTCTCAC GCACAAGCTCGCTGACCAGAAGACTCGCAAGTCACTGGGGCGGGAGGAGTTTCGGCTTTTGCACTACGCTGGAGAGGTCACCTACAGTGTTGCAG gtttTCTAGATAAAAACAATGACCTTCTCTTTCGGAACCTGAAGGAG ACCATGTGTAACTCTGAGAATCCTATCATAAATCAGTGTTTTGACAGGACGGAGCTGACAGACAAAAAAAGACCTGAAACG gCAGCAACTCAGTTTAAAAACAGCCTCTCCAAACTGATGGAGATTCTGATGTCCAAAGAACCCTCCTACATTCGCTGCATTAAACCTAACGATGCTAAACAGGCTG ATCGATTCGATGAAGTTCTAATCCGACATCAAGTGAAATACCTAGGGTTGATGGAGAACCTCAGAGTGCGCAGAGCTGGGTTTGCGTATCGAAGAAAATATGAAGTTTTCCTGCAGAG GTACAAATCACTTTGTCCAGAAACATGGCCTACATGGGATGGACGGCCCCACGAtggggtggctgtgctggtgAAGCATCTTGGCTACAAACAGGAAGAATACAAAATGGGACG AACAAAGATTTTTATCCGCTTTCCCAAGACCTTGTTTGCAACGGAAGATGCTCTGGAAGTGAGGAAGCAGAGTCTGG CAACAAAAATGCAGGCCACGTGGAGAGGTTTCTACCGTCGAAAGAAATTCCTGCACATGAAACACTCGG CGATAGCTATCCAGTCCTGGTGGCGGGGAACCTTGGGACGCCGAAAAGCTGCCAAGAAGAAGTGGGCAGTAGAGACTATCAGAAG gtTCATTAAAGGTTTTATTTACCGGAACCATCCTCGGTGCCCGGAGAATGAGTATTTCCTCGATTACATCCGCTTCTCCTTCCTGATGAACCTCAAGCGTAATTTACCAAAAAATGTTTTGGACAAATCGTGGCCAACTCCTCCTCCATCACTCTGTGAG GCATCCCAGCTCCTGCGACAGCTCTGTATGCAGAACATGGTCTGGACCTACTGCAAGAGAATCAGCCCAGAGTGGAAGCAGCAG TTGGAACAAAAAGTAATTGCCAGTGAAATTTTTAAGGGTAAAAAAGACAATTACCCTCAGAGCGTTCCTAGACTCTTCATCAACACTCGACTGG GTAATGAAGAGATAAATGCTAAAGTCCTTCAGGCTTTAGAAAATGAAGCAATTAAG TATGCAGTTCCTGTGATCAAGTATGACCGGAAAGGATACAAAGCAAGAGCACGGCAGCTGCTTCTTACCCAAAGTGCAGTCGTCATAGTTGAAGAATCCAAAATCAAACAACGCATTGACTATGCCAATCTCACAG GCATCTCCGTCAGCAGCCTGAGCGATAACTTGTTTGTGCTGCACGTACACTGTGAGGATAACAAACAGAAG GGAGATGTTGTACTTCAAAGTGACCATGTGATTGAAACACTAACAAAAACAGCCATGCAGGCAGACAAAGTCAATAATGTCAACATCAACCAGGGCAG CATAAAATTTACAGTTGGGCAAGGCAAAGAAGGCATAATTGACTTTATATCGGGATCAGAACTGCTTATAGCCAAAGCCAAGAATGGCCATCTAACAGTG GTTGCTCCTCGTTTGAATTCTCGATGA
- the MYO1C gene encoding unconventional myosin-Ic isoform X3, with protein sequence MESALTARDRVGVQDFVLLENFTSEAAFIENLRKRFKENLIYTYIGSVLVSVNPYKELEIYSKQNMERYRGVSFYEVSPHLYAIADNSYRSLRTERKDQCILISGESGAGKTEATKKILQYYAVTCPASQQVETVKDRLLQSNPVLEAFGNAKTLRNDNSSRFGKYMDVQFDYRGAPVGGHILNYLLEKSRVVHQNHGERNFHIFYQLLEGGEEDLLRRLGLEKNPQQYHYLVKGHCARVSSINDKNDWKIVRRALSIIGFNDNEVEDLLSIVASVLHLGNVQFAADEQGNAQVTTENQIKYLARLLAVEGSVLRDALIHKKIIAKGEELISPLNLEQAAYARDALAKAIYGRTFSWLVNKVNKSLAYKEGEFPGWRSTTVLGLLDIYGFEVFQHNSFEQFCINYCNEKLQQLFIELTLKSEQEEYESEGIAWEPVQYFNNKIICDLVEEKFKGIISILDEECLRPGDATDTTFLEKLEETVKNHPHFLTHKLADQKTRKSLGREEFRLLHYAGEVTYSVAGFLDKNNDLLFRNLKETMCNSENPIINQCFDRTELTDKKRPETAATQFKNSLSKLMEILMSKEPSYIRCIKPNDAKQADRFDEVLIRHQVKYLGLMENLRVRRAGFAYRRKYEVFLQRYKSLCPETWPTWDGRPHDGVAVLVKHLGYKQEEYKMGRTKIFIRFPKTLFATEDALEVRKQSLATKMQATWRGFYRRKKFLHMKHSAIAIQSWWRGTLGRRKAAKKKWAVETIRRFIKGFIYRNHPRCPENEYFLDYIRFSFLMNLKRNLPKNVLDKSWPTPPPSLCEASQLLRQLCMQNMVWTYCKRISPEWKQQLEQKVIASEIFKGKKDNYPQSVPRLFINTRLGNEEINAKVLQALENEAIKYAVPVIKYDRKGYKARARQLLLTQSAVVIVEESKIKQRIDYANLTGISVSSLSDNLFVLHVHCEDNKQKGDVVLQSDHVIETLTKTAMQADKVNNVNINQGSIKFTVGQGKEGIIDFISGSELLIAKAKNGHLTVVAPRLNSR encoded by the exons ATGGAGAGCGCTCTGACAGCCCGCGACCGTGTGGGGGTGCAGGATTTTGTCCTGCTTGAGAACTTCACCAGCGAAGCAGCGTTTATTGAAAATCTGCGTAAGCGCTTCAAGGAGAATCTGATCTAT ACATACATTGGCTCAGTTCTGGTGTCTGTTAATCCATACAAGGAACTGGAAATCTACAGTAAACAGAACATGGAGCGATACCGTGGTGTCAGCTTCTATGAAGTTTCTCCTCACCT CTACGCTATTGCAGACAATTCGTACCGCTCCCTGCGCACGGAGAGGAAGGATCAGTGTATTCTGATCTCTGGGGAGAGCGGGGCTGGCAAAACGGAGGCCACCAAGAAGATCCTGCAGTACTACGCCGTGACCTGTCCAGCCAGTCAGCAGGTTGAAACCGTGAAGGACCGCCTGTTACAATCCAATCCCGTCCTGGAG GCCTTTGGAAATGCGAAAACCCTTCGGAATGACAACTCCAGCCGATTTGGGAAATACATGGATGTGCAGTTTGATTACAGG GGGGCTCCTGTTGGGGGCCACATCTTGAACTACCTCCTGGAGAAATCCCGAGTTGTGCACCAGAATCATGGAGAGAGGAACTTCCACATTTTTTACCAGCTGctagaaggaggggaagaggactTGCTGCGAAGGCTGGGCCTTGAAAAGAACCCACAACAGTATCACTATTTAGTAAAG GGTCACTGTGCAAGAGTCAGTTCCATAAATGATAAAAATGATTGGAAGATTGTGCGAAGAGCCCTGTCCATTATAGGCTTCAATGACAATGAGGTGGAG GATTTGCTGAGCATTGTGGCTAGTGTTCTGCATCTGGGGAACGTGCAGTTTGCTGCTGATGAGCAAGGAAATGCTCAAGTCACTACAGAGAATCAGATTAAATACCTGGCTAGG CTTCTAGCAGTTGAAGGCTCTGTTCTTCGAGATGCATTGATCCACAAGAAGATCATAGCAAAAGGGGAAGAG CTAATCAGTCCTCTGAACCTGGAGCAGGCAGCCTACGCAAGGGATGCACTTGCTAAGGCAATATACGGACGCACTTTCTCCTGGCTGGTGAACAAGGTTAACAAGTCTCTTGCTTACAAG GAAGGAGAGTTTCCGGGCTGGAGAAGTACAACAGTTCTAGGGTTGCTTGATATCTATGGCTTTGAGGTTTTCCAGCACAACAG CTTTGAGCAATTTTGTATTAATTATTGTAATGAAAAATTGCAGCAGCTCTTCATAGAGCTCACATTAAAGTCAGAGCAAGAGGAATACGAGTCAGAAGGCATAGCG TGGGAACCGGTTCAGTATttcaataacaaaataatttgtgattTGGTGGAAGAGAAATTCAAAGGCATCATTTCTATTCTG GATGAAGAGTGTCTGAGACCTGGGGATGCCACAGATACAACATTCTTGGAGAAACTGGAGGAAACTGTGAAGAACCACCCTCATTTTCTCAC GCACAAGCTCGCTGACCAGAAGACTCGCAAGTCACTGGGGCGGGAGGAGTTTCGGCTTTTGCACTACGCTGGAGAGGTCACCTACAGTGTTGCAG gtttTCTAGATAAAAACAATGACCTTCTCTTTCGGAACCTGAAGGAG ACCATGTGTAACTCTGAGAATCCTATCATAAATCAGTGTTTTGACAGGACGGAGCTGACAGACAAAAAAAGACCTGAAACG gCAGCAACTCAGTTTAAAAACAGCCTCTCCAAACTGATGGAGATTCTGATGTCCAAAGAACCCTCCTACATTCGCTGCATTAAACCTAACGATGCTAAACAGGCTG ATCGATTCGATGAAGTTCTAATCCGACATCAAGTGAAATACCTAGGGTTGATGGAGAACCTCAGAGTGCGCAGAGCTGGGTTTGCGTATCGAAGAAAATATGAAGTTTTCCTGCAGAG GTACAAATCACTTTGTCCAGAAACATGGCCTACATGGGATGGACGGCCCCACGAtggggtggctgtgctggtgAAGCATCTTGGCTACAAACAGGAAGAATACAAAATGGGACG AACAAAGATTTTTATCCGCTTTCCCAAGACCTTGTTTGCAACGGAAGATGCTCTGGAAGTGAGGAAGCAGAGTCTGG CAACAAAAATGCAGGCCACGTGGAGAGGTTTCTACCGTCGAAAGAAATTCCTGCACATGAAACACTCGG CGATAGCTATCCAGTCCTGGTGGCGGGGAACCTTGGGACGCCGAAAAGCTGCCAAGAAGAAGTGGGCAGTAGAGACTATCAGAAG gtTCATTAAAGGTTTTATTTACCGGAACCATCCTCGGTGCCCGGAGAATGAGTATTTCCTCGATTACATCCGCTTCTCCTTCCTGATGAACCTCAAGCGTAATTTACCAAAAAATGTTTTGGACAAATCGTGGCCAACTCCTCCTCCATCACTCTGTGAG GCATCCCAGCTCCTGCGACAGCTCTGTATGCAGAACATGGTCTGGACCTACTGCAAGAGAATCAGCCCAGAGTGGAAGCAGCAG TTGGAACAAAAAGTAATTGCCAGTGAAATTTTTAAGGGTAAAAAAGACAATTACCCTCAGAGCGTTCCTAGACTCTTCATCAACACTCGACTGG GTAATGAAGAGATAAATGCTAAAGTCCTTCAGGCTTTAGAAAATGAAGCAATTAAG TATGCAGTTCCTGTGATCAAGTATGACCGGAAAGGATACAAAGCAAGAGCACGGCAGCTGCTTCTTACCCAAAGTGCAGTCGTCATAGTTGAAGAATCCAAAATCAAACAACGCATTGACTATGCCAATCTCACAG GCATCTCCGTCAGCAGCCTGAGCGATAACTTGTTTGTGCTGCACGTACACTGTGAGGATAACAAACAGAAG GGAGATGTTGTACTTCAAAGTGACCATGTGATTGAAACACTAACAAAAACAGCCATGCAGGCAGACAAAGTCAATAATGTCAACATCAACCAGGGCAG CATAAAATTTACAGTTGGGCAAGGCAAAGAAGGCATAATTGACTTTATATCGGGATCAGAACTGCTTATAGCCAAAGCCAAGAATGGCCATCTAACAGTG GTTGCTCCTCGTTTGAATTCTCGATGA
- the MYO1C gene encoding unconventional myosin-Ic isoform X2: MKFRGAGAGTNGIRLTMESALTARDRVGVQDFVLLENFTSEAAFIENLRKRFKENLIYTYIGSVLVSVNPYKELEIYSKQNMERYRGVSFYEVSPHLYAIADNSYRSLRTERKDQCILISGESGAGKTEATKKILQYYAVTCPASQQVETVKDRLLQSNPVLEAFGNAKTLRNDNSSRFGKYMDVQFDYRGAPVGGHILNYLLEKSRVVHQNHGERNFHIFYQLLEGGEEDLLRRLGLEKNPQQYHYLVKGHCARVSSINDKNDWKIVRRALSIIGFNDNEVEDLLSIVASVLHLGNVQFAADEQGNAQVTTENQIKYLARLLAVEGSVLRDALIHKKIIAKGEELISPLNLEQAAYARDALAKAIYGRTFSWLVNKVNKSLAYKEGEFPGWRSTTVLGLLDIYGFEVFQHNSFEQFCINYCNEKLQQLFIELTLKSEQEEYESEGIAWEPVQYFNNKIICDLVEEKFKGIISILDEECLRPGDATDTTFLEKLEETVKNHPHFLTHKLADQKTRKSLGREEFRLLHYAGEVTYSVAGFLDKNNDLLFRNLKETMCNSENPIINQCFDRTELTDKKRPETAATQFKNSLSKLMEILMSKEPSYIRCIKPNDAKQADRFDEVLIRHQVKYLGLMENLRVRRAGFAYRRKYEVFLQRYKSLCPETWPTWDGRPHDGVAVLVKHLGYKQEEYKMGRTKIFIRFPKTLFATEDALEVRKQSLATKMQATWRGFYRRKKFLHMKHSAIAIQSWWRGTLGRRKAAKKKWAVETIRRFIKGFIYRNHPRCPENEYFLDYIRFSFLMNLKRNLPKNVLDKSWPTPPPSLCEASQLLRQLCMQNMVWTYCKRISPEWKQQLEQKVIASEIFKGKKDNYPQSVPRLFINTRLGNEEINAKVLQALENEAIKYAVPVIKYDRKGYKARARQLLLTQSAVVIVEESKIKQRIDYANLTGISVSSLSDNLFVLHVHCEDNKQKGDVVLQSDHVIETLTKTAMQADKVNNVNINQGSIKFTVGQGKEGIIDFISGSELLIAKAKNGHLTVVAPRLNSR, encoded by the exons atGAAGTTCAGAGGCGCG GGAGCGGGGACTAACGGTATTCGGCTGACCATGGAGAGCGCTCTGACAGCCCGCGACCGTGTGGGGGTGCAGGATTTTGTCCTGCTTGAGAACTTCACCAGCGAAGCAGCGTTTATTGAAAATCTGCGTAAGCGCTTCAAGGAGAATCTGATCTAT ACATACATTGGCTCAGTTCTGGTGTCTGTTAATCCATACAAGGAACTGGAAATCTACAGTAAACAGAACATGGAGCGATACCGTGGTGTCAGCTTCTATGAAGTTTCTCCTCACCT CTACGCTATTGCAGACAATTCGTACCGCTCCCTGCGCACGGAGAGGAAGGATCAGTGTATTCTGATCTCTGGGGAGAGCGGGGCTGGCAAAACGGAGGCCACCAAGAAGATCCTGCAGTACTACGCCGTGACCTGTCCAGCCAGTCAGCAGGTTGAAACCGTGAAGGACCGCCTGTTACAATCCAATCCCGTCCTGGAG GCCTTTGGAAATGCGAAAACCCTTCGGAATGACAACTCCAGCCGATTTGGGAAATACATGGATGTGCAGTTTGATTACAGG GGGGCTCCTGTTGGGGGCCACATCTTGAACTACCTCCTGGAGAAATCCCGAGTTGTGCACCAGAATCATGGAGAGAGGAACTTCCACATTTTTTACCAGCTGctagaaggaggggaagaggactTGCTGCGAAGGCTGGGCCTTGAAAAGAACCCACAACAGTATCACTATTTAGTAAAG GGTCACTGTGCAAGAGTCAGTTCCATAAATGATAAAAATGATTGGAAGATTGTGCGAAGAGCCCTGTCCATTATAGGCTTCAATGACAATGAGGTGGAG GATTTGCTGAGCATTGTGGCTAGTGTTCTGCATCTGGGGAACGTGCAGTTTGCTGCTGATGAGCAAGGAAATGCTCAAGTCACTACAGAGAATCAGATTAAATACCTGGCTAGG CTTCTAGCAGTTGAAGGCTCTGTTCTTCGAGATGCATTGATCCACAAGAAGATCATAGCAAAAGGGGAAGAG CTAATCAGTCCTCTGAACCTGGAGCAGGCAGCCTACGCAAGGGATGCACTTGCTAAGGCAATATACGGACGCACTTTCTCCTGGCTGGTGAACAAGGTTAACAAGTCTCTTGCTTACAAG GAAGGAGAGTTTCCGGGCTGGAGAAGTACAACAGTTCTAGGGTTGCTTGATATCTATGGCTTTGAGGTTTTCCAGCACAACAG CTTTGAGCAATTTTGTATTAATTATTGTAATGAAAAATTGCAGCAGCTCTTCATAGAGCTCACATTAAAGTCAGAGCAAGAGGAATACGAGTCAGAAGGCATAGCG TGGGAACCGGTTCAGTATttcaataacaaaataatttgtgattTGGTGGAAGAGAAATTCAAAGGCATCATTTCTATTCTG GATGAAGAGTGTCTGAGACCTGGGGATGCCACAGATACAACATTCTTGGAGAAACTGGAGGAAACTGTGAAGAACCACCCTCATTTTCTCAC GCACAAGCTCGCTGACCAGAAGACTCGCAAGTCACTGGGGCGGGAGGAGTTTCGGCTTTTGCACTACGCTGGAGAGGTCACCTACAGTGTTGCAG gtttTCTAGATAAAAACAATGACCTTCTCTTTCGGAACCTGAAGGAG ACCATGTGTAACTCTGAGAATCCTATCATAAATCAGTGTTTTGACAGGACGGAGCTGACAGACAAAAAAAGACCTGAAACG gCAGCAACTCAGTTTAAAAACAGCCTCTCCAAACTGATGGAGATTCTGATGTCCAAAGAACCCTCCTACATTCGCTGCATTAAACCTAACGATGCTAAACAGGCTG ATCGATTCGATGAAGTTCTAATCCGACATCAAGTGAAATACCTAGGGTTGATGGAGAACCTCAGAGTGCGCAGAGCTGGGTTTGCGTATCGAAGAAAATATGAAGTTTTCCTGCAGAG GTACAAATCACTTTGTCCAGAAACATGGCCTACATGGGATGGACGGCCCCACGAtggggtggctgtgctggtgAAGCATCTTGGCTACAAACAGGAAGAATACAAAATGGGACG AACAAAGATTTTTATCCGCTTTCCCAAGACCTTGTTTGCAACGGAAGATGCTCTGGAAGTGAGGAAGCAGAGTCTGG CAACAAAAATGCAGGCCACGTGGAGAGGTTTCTACCGTCGAAAGAAATTCCTGCACATGAAACACTCGG CGATAGCTATCCAGTCCTGGTGGCGGGGAACCTTGGGACGCCGAAAAGCTGCCAAGAAGAAGTGGGCAGTAGAGACTATCAGAAG gtTCATTAAAGGTTTTATTTACCGGAACCATCCTCGGTGCCCGGAGAATGAGTATTTCCTCGATTACATCCGCTTCTCCTTCCTGATGAACCTCAAGCGTAATTTACCAAAAAATGTTTTGGACAAATCGTGGCCAACTCCTCCTCCATCACTCTGTGAG GCATCCCAGCTCCTGCGACAGCTCTGTATGCAGAACATGGTCTGGACCTACTGCAAGAGAATCAGCCCAGAGTGGAAGCAGCAG TTGGAACAAAAAGTAATTGCCAGTGAAATTTTTAAGGGTAAAAAAGACAATTACCCTCAGAGCGTTCCTAGACTCTTCATCAACACTCGACTGG GTAATGAAGAGATAAATGCTAAAGTCCTTCAGGCTTTAGAAAATGAAGCAATTAAG TATGCAGTTCCTGTGATCAAGTATGACCGGAAAGGATACAAAGCAAGAGCACGGCAGCTGCTTCTTACCCAAAGTGCAGTCGTCATAGTTGAAGAATCCAAAATCAAACAACGCATTGACTATGCCAATCTCACAG GCATCTCCGTCAGCAGCCTGAGCGATAACTTGTTTGTGCTGCACGTACACTGTGAGGATAACAAACAGAAG GGAGATGTTGTACTTCAAAGTGACCATGTGATTGAAACACTAACAAAAACAGCCATGCAGGCAGACAAAGTCAATAATGTCAACATCAACCAGGGCAG CATAAAATTTACAGTTGGGCAAGGCAAAGAAGGCATAATTGACTTTATATCGGGATCAGAACTGCTTATAGCCAAAGCCAAGAATGGCCATCTAACAGTG GTTGCTCCTCGTTTGAATTCTCGATGA